Part of the Passer domesticus isolate bPasDom1 chromosome 8, bPasDom1.hap1, whole genome shotgun sequence genome is shown below.
TTTTCTGCTCTCTGGTGACACCTGGAAGTGCTTGGGACTGAAGGAATATGCAAACTACAGATCAGATGCAGAAATCCTTATTTTCAGGCAATTTTAAGAAGCTTATATTTTAGCTTTACAAGTTATATAAAAATACTACCCAGGGAACAAAAAGTAATAATAATCAATTCAGTGAAGAGGAGAAAACAATCCTTGCCCTGACCCTTCCATATCTTGTGGAGTGGGAATCTACAGTTAAATTCCAACTAATTgattaaaagaaaatccatGACAGtcctgattttattttcatccCATGATTAAATACACATCATGCCTTCATTAGCAAAAATTACAGATGAGAATAAAACAGATGCCCAAAACACATCCTGCCAGAGtccttgaaaattaaaattttcttgtATTAACTCTACCTGATGCCAAAAATGTCACAGGCTTTTTACTGAGGCTGTTATCAGTAGTGTACTTTGAATCCTTTGTGCTGctatgctaaaaaaaaattctctcttGGGATTCCCAGTTACATTTCCTAGCATTCCagctggctgctgggcaggggcagaacaCAGGGCTACACCAAATGGTAACAAGCCCTTGGTTTTGGCACTCAGCTTAGAACCAAGTCTGACCAAATATGCAAAGAATTATTCATGGACTGAAttttttcagcactgctgataAACCATTCTCCCAGTTGaatatatttcattttgcaaaaaaaagaTGCAGCAGTAAGATTCCTATCTTGAAAACATCAACAGATGGATCACAGAGGGAGGACTCACCACTGTGCAAAAGAATGCCCTGATTCCTATCCTGGGAAAGGACTGGAAGTATTTATTGACCCTTAAAGATCTCCTGAGCCCTGGGAACGAGGAGAAGCATGGAAAGCAGGAGAAGCAATTCCCTGATAAGCAAACATGACCTTGCCTGTGAAACAAAACCTGATTGCCTAAGAGGGCCTCCTTGATGTTTGAAAGAACAAGTTTATTGTCACCTGCAAATGTGTTTGTCGAGGCATGAAGAAATCTCATTTTCCTGCCTTTCAAGCAACAGCAATATTCTGAGAttacaaaacagaagaaatgaaGGCAAAGAAATTGAGCAAAAGGATTGCACACAGAAGTTTATAAaatacatacaaaaaaaaaaaaaagaacaaggaaTGGATAGTTATGCTTTGAATTCTTTTGGATTTATGCAGTTAAAATCCACCCTGAGAAATTCACTGGAAAACTTCTTGTCATTGTGGCTCTAAAGACATTCCCATATAGCAGGTTAATAATGAAGGAGGCATATGCCACACACCAGAGGCTGCAACATCACACCTTTATGTATTCATGAGATCAGGGAAAGGAACTGACCAGGCATGAACACACTCAGGAAAGGGAGACTTAAAACACTCCCTCTGTGGGAAAAGAGCTGAGCTACTTCAGAGGAGACACAATTATGCTAAGTCTGAGAACCTCAGAAAATCTGAATTTAAAGTACCAACTGGTCCTTTTTTGAAAGTGCTGTGGATTTTGTATTCATTTCCCTCCCTAGCAGCTACCCCAGTGTTCATTAAAGATCCAGCACTTACACTGCAAAAGCTTGTTCCCTATTCCACTGCACAACAGAGAAATGAGAATTTTGCTTTGTAGGATACCTTTACCTCTACTTACCAGCACAGAAATGAAATATCAGATAATCTTTATGTTTCAAACACAAATACCATTCAGTTATATTGGTCTCTGTATTTAGCACATCtgattttcctctctcttgcAAACTTGCAGCTTCCCCGAAACAAGTGAGGTTGTAGCAAGGACACAATTTATGGGCAAATTATGCAAAGCTGAAATGTTTCTAGGGCAATGTTTTATAGTCCCTCAGAGCTCCATACATAGTATTTTACTGTGCACTCGAAAAGCATTTATTTACACACGTGTCTGAGGTTTTCTGTCAGGTTTAAAGTTCAGACTTTTCTCATCTAATCTAATTTGTCCAAGATGGATGGCctcacttttttcctttggaaaaccaATGCTGTTACACTGTTTCCAATTCTTCCTCCAAAGCAAAACTTGGGTGTTGGCAGCTCCTCCAGAATATCAAATCCTGCCAGACAGAAATTGAAATGCTTTTATTAGAAGGAAGTTGTTTTATTCGCCTCTTGGATAACCCTTTGCAAACCATTCTTTATTCGTCTGGAAAACTTGCAAGTCAGTTAATCTGTGAGTTTATAGGACTGTATTGTTACACTGCACCACTGCTTTATACAGCTGAAACTCTTCCATGGATAATAAAAATCCTAGCTGGCTGACTTGCACAAATTAATGGCAGAAAAGATGAGAACTTGCCAGTAATTTTGGTTCCCCAGAAGGGATGGTTGTTTCAGATCTACACTGAGTTTCAAGCCTCAGGCATGAGATTCAGGAGCTGACTGGCATGTAAAAAAACCTCCTCGATGGATCAAGAGTGATAGAAAAGGTCACAGACTTGCCAGTTGCCCTAAACACGGGTAACAATGTTACCCCAATTTCGGAGCAATCAAAGCATGAACTGGGTCTAATAATCAAGGTCCCAAAAAGTATCAGCCAGCCACACACACTTTCCCAGGGTAATTAGACTGAATTCCCAACCTCCAAAGCGTCAGGAAACCTGTCCTcccttggcactggcaaacacAGGAGTAGTAATTCCCGAGGAAAACAGAGGGAAGACAGGCTGGAGCATTCACTAATCGCTTCACCTCCTCTAATCCTGATCTGGGAAAGTCAATATGCTAACACACACATTAAAATTCCCTCATCCCTTCCTTCAGCAGCCCCACGTTGGCAGAGGGCTCTGCTCGGCTGCCTACCTTCTCTGAACTggttcagcagctcctccttggTCCAGTTGCAAGAGGTGATGAGGAAGAAGCCCTCTGGTTTCAGCACCCTGCCCAGGGATCCCACGTACAGCTTCCGCTTCCCCACCGCGTCGCTGGGGTCGAGGCTTATGGCATCAAAAGTCCCCTTGTCAATGCAAATGTCAAAGCCTGACAGCTCAGCTGAGGGTGCCAGGAAGTCTTCTACCTAAACCAGAAGTGTGCAGCTGTGAGAACAATCTTCTACTCCTGAATCTTTAATGCAAAGCAAGACTTTAGGATACAGAGCTTCAATCCCGACAATGGGTGTGCTCAGGGAGGGGTAACTCACAGTGCCACGGCAGCTTCTTTCTTCTCCACACACTGTGTGATGATCCATTTGCTGTAATCTAAGGCTCAAACTAACACACTCGAAGCTCAttctttaaaacattatttGTACTTTGATCCCTGCCAtgtgccaggcactgcacaAATGCAGGAGAACAGCCAGAGCCTGCCATGAAGAGATTTTACAGCTGACACACAGGAGCAGAGACATCACACAGGTAGGGAGCAGGAGggcagaacagcacagcagagagctCAGAATGACAGGCAGCCACAAAATCCCAGCGTGGCTGAGGGTGGAAGGGGCCTTTGGAGGTCATCTGCCCCTACCCCTGCTCCAGCAAGGACCCTCAACCTTCCTGCTGTTCAGCTAATGGTGGGCGTTCTATCACTTCAGGGTTTCTTCCTCTACCTCAAGTCTGAAATTCAGAATGTAGCAGCTAAAATACAGAAGTTGCCACTTGGTAAACCACTACCCTGTTCCAAGCAGGGAAACTCTTGTGAGCCTTAATGACTattacaaacaaaaaacaaataaagacCAAAAATCCTCCCATAAATAGATTTATTTGGGTAGAGTTCTCTCACAAATGAATCTCAAAAGACATCATTCATGAGTACATCTGAATATCAATTAGCTCGTTTAATCCTGGGCTCAATTGCATTCTATTTCCTCAATTACCTTTCTCTCAATACTTACCTTTAATTTAATGTTAGACATCCCTTCTTTCTCCCTCACTTTTTCTGAAAGCTGAATTGCAGAAGGTGAATAATCAATCCCTGTGAGATTTGTGAAGCCAGACTTTGCCTAGACAAAAGCAGAGAATCTTAATCAGTGTGCTAGCAATTGTTTTTATCCAGCCAGAACATTCCTTACCTACAATCCATCTCATCTCTCCTCCTCtaaataacaggaaaaaaccACAACTCACCTTTTACTCATTCTTATACCTGTTACCATTACAAGAACTCAATAGCTGAATgagctgaaataattttattctgcCAATAAAACCTCACCAAAATGACTGGTGACCGAAAGCTGGTTTATGTCAAGTGGAAAACTGAGCACAACTGGGAAAAGTAACACCCTGGAGTGGAACAGGCTCTCTTATCTGCACCAAAAGTAACTTAGAAATCAGGAATTTTCAGTGATGACATGTGACAGATGTttcaaaataaggaaaaaaaacctctctgacATGTACCTTTGGAGACTGAGAAATTATTTGGTTTATAATCCAAATTTTAAGAGCCAAAAGATGCAATACAATGCACTAGGATAGAAATCCACAGCAAAACCATACATTTTTCTAATTATTCATGCTAATGTCTATTTGAATACAATTATTTACATGCTGCCAGGTGTCTGTATCAGCAATTTTCAGGCAGGTTATGCACCACATATAATATCACACAGAGACTTTGTTAGTCTAAGTTTGTTGGAGATAAGGATAACTCAGTTTAGGGAACTCAGTGAGATCCCAGCAGCCCTTTGGCAAAGCAGGTGGGCTCCTGGcatcagctggagctgggcacgtgggaggggagcagggacacaagTCCTTGCTCTGAGGTGGAGGCAGAAGGGACCAGCTCAGGGTGGAAGGTATAAACTCAGGGTATCCCACGTGTCTGGCAAGATCCAAAGCTGATGGAAGAGCTCTGATCCTctggccagctgcaggctgtcacagcagagacagggaggaggctgggCTTTGGAAAAACACACGGAGTGCTGTTAAGCAACCAGCTGCCTGCCTGTCTGCCTGTTCCAGAGGCTGACACCCCAATTGCCAGGAAAAAGATGAGGAGTTTCCACAAGTGTCCTTCCTCCTCGCAGCAGCCCCTCAGGCCTGAGCTCAGTGCTCACCAGCTGTTCTGAACTGAGGGCTAATTGCAGCTGAACACAAAGACACTGTTGTTTGCATGGGATGGAGAACATTTATTGCTCAGGCTCCTGCCCACGTTCCTCCCCGGAGCAAAGCAGGCTTCCTCAGATGCCTGTGCTGAAGGTTTGGGGGTGGAGGAGTGGTTCCCACAACAGCTCCTCTGTTTGCAAAGGAAAGGCTTGAGTCACTTCAGGGAGTTCCCATTCACTCCTCTAGTCTCGGGGGCAGAGAAGGAAGGCTTAGAGATAAACAACATTCAATGCTGCAGAACCTGTAGGGCCTGACTGCAACAGGAAAGGATCCTTCACTTGTGCCAAACGTGACCATGCTGCACCCTGCAGCTGGCCTGCTGCCCTGGAGGGGATTttacagcactgctgctgcttggagCAGGAGATTGAAGAGCAGAAGGAGCTTGGAACATTATCAGCTCTGCCCTGAGTTTAGGGCTGACACCCCCAGTTGGTGAACAATCCCCACTTCAGAGATTATTCAATCTTCAATATTGGTGGCTCCCACATTACTTATAAAAGTAAAAGGAGGCCAGAGCTTTCTGTGGCAGCAAGGTTTCCTCAGAAGAGCTGGAATTTTTGGAAGGCAAAAGACTTATGTCACAAATCCAAGCTTCCAGATCCCTGAAGTTCACAGGGATAATAAAAGCAGCAAGGGGTGCCACTTATGTGATACTGATGTACCCTCAAGCAGCTCCCTTGCAGAGAGCTGCTACTAATGTCCTCTATGACTGAGTTTTTCCCAGTATTGCCATTTCTACCCCATGATGGAGTCCAACTCCAGTGGCAGAACAGTCCTGTGGTAGCTGCCAAAAGAATTCCAACTTTATTTCCAAGCCTTGCAGCTAACACACAAAAAATTCCTTTGACATCAACTAAGCAAGTGAGATGCTGAATTACTCAGCAAAAATAAACAAGGTAATTTTGAAGCCACTTTTCAAGAGGGAACTGGACTGACAACTTCCTATGAAAGAAACCACAGTACTGTGAGGTGCTTAATGTAGGGGAGGAGGGTGCTCTCACAGGAGTTAATAGTTTTTAAAAGCTATCAGGCTGTCATTTTCCCATTACAGTATGAAAAATCAGTTTCCCATTTGCAAGTGGAGTCAGTATAAAATGGAAGTCTTACAAATAAGATTTTTCTGTTGGGTACTTCAACCATGATAAAGTTATCACTGCTCTCAACAATTATCATTATCAGGATAATTTATCTTAGTGAAATGAGCAATTTCTGCTTTTGGTGACATAAATTATCCTCTGCTGTGGTGTAGCAGCCAGTCTCCATAAAGGCTTTAAAATCTTCTAAAATCAAAgtccatgttaaaaaaaaaatccatttcaaaTTAGACTTTGACTTTTAGTCTTTCCAATTCCTACAGGAACTAATGGATCCAAAGGGGAATGCAAAACAACAGAAGCTGTGACAATGTGACAGCTCCTTTTTTTACCAACTCCCCTGCAGTattacaccaaaaaaaccaatcaatcaaaaccaggaaaaaaaaaactggagTTCATTAACATCTTTTGCACAACAGAAACATCAGAACACACCTGATCAGATTTCCCACCCTGACAGAAATGGACACTTCTTTAAAAGAAGTGTTAACACCTTAAAAGAAGAGTTAACAAATTTTAAAGTTATTGACATAAAATCCCTTGGGTTTACCTACTTTTTTTGTATCAATTATGAGTGTTATTATCAGAACTGAGTGCAGAGAAAGAGTCTGGTTTTGTACATGAGGGTACTTTGTGAATTAATCAATCTAATTTCCTTATCTGGGAGAGTTTAAACAACAGTGGGAAGAAATGCAGTTTTAAATGTGgggaaacaggaagaaaagttAAAACAAGGGATACTCAGGCTGACTGATTTAGAAAAATACTTCCAATTTTGAAGCCCGAAGTATTGACACTTTTGGTGTTTCACACAGGTTACATCTCCCTGTGACTACCACAGTCACTTGTGAGAACTGTATTTAAACTGCTCTGATTCTGTATAAAAAATGCACAACCTTTGCAAAATACCAACCAATTCCACCAGTAAAACACCGTTCCCAGTCCCAATGTCAAGCACAGAGCTGTCAAGGGGGACCTTGTGCTTTTCCAGCCACCTGATTATGCGTGCCATGCTTTCTTCTCCaaacctggaaaaaaacaagGGCTCAGGTAATtaaaccagaagaaaaatgtgCAAAAGGTACAGCAAGTTTATTTCATCACTCACTCCCTCCAGCTTTTGCAAAGCCCTTTTTACTGTTACTGAAGTAAAAGCTGCCATAGCTCATATTTCATGTTTGTTTTGTTCAGACGAAAATTAATCCTGCAGCCTTAAAATTCACTGAAAGACCAACTCTGGCAGGTGAAAACATctatatattaaaaaaggaaGCAGCAAGGGCAACTCGTGTAGTCTAACCTGAGCTCAGGGATAAAAAGCACATTTGCCAGTAATATACACCTCAATTACCAGCTCAATTTCTGTGTAATGACACTTGTCCAAGTGCAGCTGAGCAATCTTCACTGTGAAATCGGGCCAGAGAGGAACTGCTGGTTTCAATGGTAAAACTCCCCATCATTTTGTCACCAACTCGTTGAATTGCTGTCTGAGGTTTTGCAATGTCTTTTACGGTAAAGAAACGACAGAAACACTCTGCAGAAGTTATTTGGTTTACCAGATTTCCCCGGTATCTCCAATGTCTTGAAAAGTTTGCAGCTCTCTTTCGTAGGCAGCATCCCAGCTGGAGTTGGGAGGGGAGAAAGGAGAGGATATCATAATTAATACCAAGAAATATTTAGATTAAAAGGGATGGGAAGAAAAATTGAAAGATagatttaggttagatatttgaaagaaattgactgtgagggtggtgaggcattggTCCTTAGCATAAGAAGAGCATGAACACGTGGGAGAGagcccagggaatgcctggagatgctccaaagcctggagccaggctgggagagcggCGGGTGGATTCACCTGGAGAAAAAGCTCCAGGGAGatctcagagccccttccagtgcctaaaggactccaggagagctggagaggactggggacaagggatggagggagaggATGCAGGGAATAGCTTTAAGCTGAAAGTGGGTAGATTTTGAAGGATATTTGGAAGGaatcctgtgagggtgggcaggccctggcacagggtgcccagagcagctgtggctgcccctggatccctggcagtgcccaaggccaggctggggcttgGAGAACCCTGGAAtagcagaaggtgtccctgccatggcaggggtggcactgggtgggatttaaggtcccttccaacccaaaccactccatgattccatgaaagGCTGAGAACGCTCTATGCTCTGTGCAGCTctacagaatcacagattcTCTACAGAGAATCTACACTCTACAGAATCACAGGTTCTCTAAACAATTAACCAACACATGAACCAGAGCTCGTGTCGAGAGGGCGCCTTAAACACCTTCCATTCCGCCTCCCCCGCCGCCTCCCCCACACGGGCGGCTCCGCGCCCCGTCCcgcccgtgcccgcccccggggGCACCCTCGGTGCCCCGGCACTCACTGCTCCCTGGTGCCCAGCACCGAGGGGCCGAAGGGCTCGTCCCCGGCCAGCGCCATGCCCGGCCCGCCCCGGAACCAGCGAGCGCTGCGGGCGGAGCCGGGCGCGGCGATGCGGCCGTGAGGGGCGGCGCAGAGACTGGAGGGGTTTCTGATGTTTTAGAGCATTTAAAACCTAAATCCGGCCCGCTGCGGAGCCTGGTTTCTGATGTTTCCCTAAAATCCCGTCTGGCAGTGTCCTGGGATGGGGCATGTGCCCGCTCTGTGCCCAAGGTGTCGCTGCCCGTGGGCTGCAATTAAATGGCCCTGAAGGTCAGACTGCTCCGCGATTCCATGGAAATCAGTGCAATGTTTGAAAGAAGTGTTTATTCTTTTCGATATTTATTCGTTGCAAATGTCACAGACGTTATTGCTGTTGGGAGGTTTGTTGCAAGGTGTTTTGAGAAGGAAATGAGAGTGATAAACAGCACTGCTGCACGGTTGCCTCCTGTGCAGCTCCGTGTGTGTGAACCGTGGCATTTCTACCccatatcccatccatccctgccctctggccgtgggagccattcctgtgtcctgtccctccaggccttgtccccagtccctctccagctctcctggagccccttcaggccctggcagggctctgagctctccctggagcttttTCCAGGtgagctcccccagctctcctggttccagagcagaggggctccatcTCCCTCATCAcctttgtggcctcctctggacaaGCTCCAGCACATCAATGTTCCTCAGGATCAGACAGACAccgaggggctggagcgtgtgcagggcagggaacggagctggggaaggctctggagccccaggaggggctgagggagctgggaaggggctggagaattcctgaggagctggggaggggctggagaattcctgaggagctgggaagaggctcagcctggagcagaggaggctcagcacagagccttgtggctctgcacagctcctgccaggaggggacagccggggggtcgggctgtgctccagggaacagggacaggagcagagggaacggcctcaggctgggccagggcagctcagggtgggcacagcaggaatgtCTTCGCAGAAGAGGTTGTTAAAGGTTGGAAAGGGCGAGGAGTCCCCACCGCTGGAGGTGTCCGACGAACCCCTGGACGTgtcactcagtgctctgggctgggtgaccGATTGGTGACCGGTCACAGGCTGGGCTCGATGGGCTCGGGGCTCTGTTCCAAACTCAGTGGTCCCACTGCTCCCACGGTCTCCCACCCTTCCCATGCGGGTACCCCACTTCCCCCTCAGGACTACACTCCCCATGGCGCCCCGCGGCGCCGCCGGAAGCGGGCGTGCGTCCGGCGCGCGTGCGccgtggcggcggcggcggcggtgtgTCCGTCATGGCGGCGTCCATCTCCGGCTACACCTTCAGCTCCGTGTGCTACTGCAGCGCCAACAGCAGCGCCGACCACGTACGtgctccccgccgccgccgcgggcccGCGGGGCTCCCTCGCGCTGCACCCCGCCCGGCGGCTGCGCTGCGGAGCTCCcaggccgcgccgccgccggtGGGGCCCGGCCGCGGGTCAcagcgggcgggggcggccccagACGGACACAGCGGAGCGGGATGCGGGGTGTCCGGGCGGGATGCGGGGTGTCCGGGCGGGATGCGGGGTGTCCGGCGTGTGGGGTGCCCCGGATGCTCCGCGGGGTACCGGGGATATGGGCTGCCCGGTTTGCTCCGTCCCGGGTAGGCTGTGGGGTGCCCGGGGTGCTTCTCCCGCAGTGTGGGGGGACCCCAGGATGTGGGGTGCGGGGTCCGCGGGATGCTGCTCCGGGGATGTGGGGAACCAGGGGTGCTCTCTGTGGGATATCCGGGCTGTTCCCGGGATGTGGGGTGCCCGGGGTGCTCTCTGTGGGATATCCGGGCTGTTCCCGGGATGTGGGGTGCCCGGGGTGCTCTCTGTGGGATGTCCCGGCTGCtcccgggatttggggtgttcCCGGGCGGGATGTGGGGTGCCCGGGGTGCTCCCCGCGGGGTGGGGCTCCCGCAGGACGCGGGCTGTGGGAGGAAagtgctcctgcaggagctccgTGAGCGGTTTTCCCGCAGCTGCGACCCAGCAGGGGCGCAGTGCAGAGCCGGGGTGTTCCCGAAgcgctgggctttgttggcacCTTTTAGCCTGAGCTTGCTCTTTTCCTCTGCGCCTTGTGCCAAAACCTCCTGATTGCAGCTCAATCTCTTTCTTCGTTTTGGGTAGGGATGGGGAATAAATTAATGTGCCTTAAAACTGCCTTACTGTTAAATTGCTCTCTGGGCTTTGCAATCCCTGGCGTTGGTCGTGGTCCAGCCCAGTCTCCACACTAAAATGTTTGTAAGTCCCTGCAGGTTTGAACTCCTCTTTGAACTCCTTTCCCTCTTGTATGTGGGGCTGAGCTGTCCCTTTTGAGATGTGTTTGCCCTGTGTGGGG
Proteins encoded:
- the EEF1AKMT2 gene encoding EEF1A lysine methyltransferase 2 isoform X1, which translates into the protein MALAGDEPFGPSVLGTREHWDAAYERELQTFQDIGDTGEIWFGEESMARIIRWLEKHKVPLDSSVLDIGTGNGVLLVELAKSGFTNLTGIDYSPSAIQLSEKVREKEGMSNIKLKVEDFLAPSAELSGFDICIDKGTFDAISLDPSDAVGKRKLYVGSLGRVLKPEGFFLITSCNWTKEELLNQFREGFDILEELPTPKFCFGGRIGNSVTALVFQRKKVRPSILDKLD
- the EEF1AKMT2 gene encoding EEF1A lysine methyltransferase 2 isoform X2 encodes the protein MARIIRWLEKHKVPLDSSVLDIGTGNGVLLVELAKSGFTNLTGIDYSPSAIQLSEKVREKEGMSNIKLKVEDFLAPSAELSGFDICIDKGTFDAISLDPSDAVGKRKLYVGSLGRVLKPEGFFLITSCNWTKEELLNQFREGFDILEELPTPKFCFGGRIGNSVTALVFQRKKVRPSILDKLD